Sequence from the Sciurus carolinensis chromosome 1, mSciCar1.2, whole genome shotgun sequence genome:
AGGAAAAGTGACTGGAGTCAAAGTCGTTGAGCAGGTGAGAAAGATGGACCTGCAGTGGTctcagggaggagggagcaggctcACCCCATGTGGCAGGAGGGAGGCTGAACAGGAGGCACAGAGGAACCAGGTGGATGGGTAGAAAGGTGTTGAAAGGCCAGGGAAATGCTCTTTGGGTTGCTTCTGCTCTCTCAGTGGAGTAGAAAGCAAGGTCATCAGTTGAGAGGAGGATGCCAGAGGATCTTCCAgggaccagagagagagagggtatgAACCTGTCCTCTAGGACTGTGGGAGAGTGAAAAGATGGGGTCATTTGGTAGGCTTCCCAGACAGCTCCAGGGGTGCCCTGCAGTGGTGTGCCTGAGAGTAAAGTGAGGTCAGTCAGGAGGCCTCCAGCTTCAGTCAGCTGTGTGGGATTAGCCAGGGTGTGGTTTTGCCAGGTGGATGCAATTTAATGAGAGGGGAGCAAGGGGTTCTGGGTATATGCAAGGAGGTAATTACAGCAATGGTCCATGGGCTCCAAGTTAGTTAAGGAGGAAAGTCAGGACATGAGAGAGATAAGGAATAGAGACCAAAGTGGGAGAATCAGTAGATTAAAGGTCCTGGTGGGGGCTGGGAGtggagctctgtggtagagcacttacctcgtacgtgtgaggtcctgggtttggtcctcagcaccacataaaaataaaagaataaaataaaggtattgtgtccatctacgactaaaattattaaaaataaaaataaaaataaaaataaatgtcctggTGGGTCAAGGAGCTGTTGGAGTTGGGTTCTACAAGAAGAGAGCAGAAAAGACAGGAGGTGATGTTGGATATTGAAATTATGCAGGGTGGGGTACAATTATCAGTAATGACAAGGTCCATTACTTTGGCCATGAGGACATGAGGTAAGGTGGAGGATAAGAACCATAGGAGGCAATGGGCGATCTCCATGGGGGAGGATCATCTGTGTGGAAATGAACTCCACCATCCTCATAGGCAAGGTTCTGGGTAGGGCCTGGGCTTGGTCTGGTCTGAAGACTCTCTTTCCAACTCTGAGGCCCTTCACAAATTATTTAGTTTCTCTGAGCTTCAGAGTTTCCTATAAAGTGAGAGATTGCTTCTCTCATAGAATTATgttctgaaaaatgttttttcttatggGGTATGAACTCAAggctactctaccactgagctacatccccagccttttttccccccctttctttatttccttttttttctttttctttttctttctttactttttattttgagaccaagttgcccaggctggtctcgaacctgtgatctttctgcctcagcctccagagtagctggaattataggcaagtGCTAGACATCACCCAATGTTCTGAAAATCCAATGAGACTGTGGAAAGCACCTGGTTGACTTCCAAGCACAGAATCTGCTCAGTGCTGAGGGCCTGTCATGTAGCTGCACAGCAATTCCCAGAATGCTCTTGTGTCTGGGATCTCAAAGCTGAGGAGGAGCCACTGTAGGGACCAAGACCCTTTCCAGGACCCACCACCTCAAATCATAGAAGGAATGAATGGAAGAGCCTGATTCCTATTTCACTCTGATTTTACAGAACAGGAAAATGATGTCCAGACAGGGAAATCACTTAGCTGTATCATTAAGCCTCGATTATCATAGAAAGTAAGCTCCTTTTCAATATCGGTTAGCATCATAATTAAGATAggaatttggggtgggggtggggcaaaaGCTCCTCTATAACGTTGGGATGCCAATTGAATTCATCAGGATATTCCTCAGCCAATGTTACTCTCTGTTCAAGGGGACAATTAAAAGCTGGTCTTGGTGAAAATGAATGATTCTACTGGATATACACCCATGCTCTCTATCAATCTCCTACATCCCCAAGTGACCCCACCCCACTGGACAAGAATGGAAACCATCAGCTTTGGGAATGAACGAGTCAACAGAAGGGTGATTCACCTCGTACACATCTGCTAATTGCTCTTCCTAGCCcagacaggagggaggagagaggaaaagagacctcagagtttccttagaaaacttgattCAGGTGCATGGGGTGGACATAGCTTTAGCTGGCCCCCAGGAAGCCCTGACCCCTGAACTAGCTAAGGTTTCCTGGTTGTGAAAAGCCCTCCCAACTGGAGCCTCCAGGGTCTAGGAATGGGAAGCCTTGTGAATTTTCTGGGGCCCTGGCTGTCTAGAGACAGGCACAGGGAGACGGGGCAGAAGTGGATCTGACAAACCCAGTGGAAACCTCACCTTATACAGAGGTCTTCCATGATCACAGCATCCAGCAATGTACATTGATAACcctagctctctctctctccctccctcacacaTCATCTTGTTCTCGCTCCACTGATCccgttctattttctttttagcactctctgaaatgtcttattttttttatttcactaatgTCTTTCTAGAAAGGGTCTGGGGAAAGAGTTCGGTGGCAGACCATTTGCCAACCTAgtatgttcaaggccctgggttccaccccagcatggcaaaagctgggggtggggggaagaaatgaaaaaagaaagatctagaaGGACAAGAGTTTTGCCTATCCTATCTCGTAGCCTAGCTCAGCACCCTGGTACACAGTAGGTACCCAGTATATATATGTTGACTAAGCAATGAATAAAAGGATGGATGGATCTTGTGGGCGGTGCCAGGGCAGTGCCACGCATGACTGTGATCTGTGCCAGCTCTTCTAAGAGGAGCAGTTGGAAAATAGGGCTCTGGAGTCAGGAGACCTGAATTTGAGTCCCATACTGCCAATTAGTGATTGTTTGACCTTGGGCTTATCACTTgacttctctaagcctcagttacAGCATCTGTAAATTGGGAATAATGATACCACATCCTGAGGTATACTTTAAAGAATTAGAAGTCATTATGTAAAATGATCTGGACATAGTAGGTATTTGGTAAATATTATGTTCCCTTTTTCCCTTCTAGGGCTGTGGTTGAATCTCAAGCTTTTTTGTCAATAGCCTCAGAGAGACTTGGTAAGTTTAGGGTTTGGAGTCTCTGGACTCAACCTAAGGAGATAAGAAATCTGTTGTTTATCTTTCAGAAGAAAGTAaaacaggctgggcatggtggcacagacctATAAACCAGCTACTAGGGAAGCCGAGGCAGAAGtatcaaaagtttgaggctagcctgggcaatttagtaagaccttgtctcggAATTTTAAAAGGTGCGGGGGACGGGGTAGGGTGCAgctggagatttagctcagtggtagaatgcccctggtttcaatccccagtactaaaaggaaaaaaaaaaaaaaaaaaaaaaaagtaaaacagaatacAAGCAAGCAGCTGTATTGAGGAGAGTGAaaaggacttgcccaaggtcacatggccaAGCAGTGGAGTCACCTCTCTGAGGGCCAGGATGccttcagtcttccaagttggaGGGAGACAGGGGTAGCATCTTACTTGAACTGACTTCCAGGGAGGTGACACGGCTGCTCTGGTCTGAGTCAGGTTCCTGAGTTCTGGTCCCTGGTGCATCAAGTCAGGCTGGTAACCTCTGGATGTAGTTTACTGCTTCTAGgtcttggtttctccttctgTAAATTGGTCAAATTACTCTTTCCCAGCCTGCCTTACAGGAGAATGGGAGAATGTTTGGAGAAAGATATTTAATTTGATATATTATTAGGacaataatatttaagaaaaaatattgcagTGATGAATCAGGTAGACTCAATTTCTGAATTTTTGCCACagtacatattatttaaaatcagaggGAAAAAGTAATTCAAAAGTAACTATAACAGTAAGTCTtataaaatggagagaaaaacatGTAACAGTATCCATCCCCTTGCCCCAGAAAGGTCCTGGGTCTGCACAGATGCTGTGGAAAGAGGATGCTCTATAGATTCTATACCCTTGGACCAGGGCCACACTCACTTGCTGTGGGACTTTGGAGGAATCACGCCTCCAtcccgccccgcccccaccctcGATTTACCTTACCTAAACTGGTTCATGAACGCTGTTCATGCTGTGGTTTGCAAGGACCATTCAAGAGAGTGAGCATTCTGCTCGTTATACACAGTGATGCACCTTTACTTTGGGAAAAGTTGGCGAGTAGGAGAGCTGTGTGAAGTTGAGCAAGCGGCGCGATCTCTTTGGGCTTCTGAAAATAGCGGATGATCAGGACCAGGCCAGGTGATTTCTCAATTTCTTCCAGCGcaggaggaaaacaaacaaaccaacctaCCTCAGTGGTCTTGATTCTGCTACAAAGTACTGATCACTTTTCAGCCTTCTGTCCCTGGAGGGTGCGGTCCCTTTAAATGCAGGCCCGCCGGGTCCAATCACATTTAACAGAAGTTCTTTGAGGACCAAAGGAGGGAATTCGGCCGGCGAGGATGGGCGGGGCAGCGGCGTGCCTTCCAACCAATCCGAATCTCCCCAAGGAATAGTGACTCACCTGCAAAGCTCCGTTGGCCAATGGCGGGGAGGTCTAAAGGCGGGGCGGCTCCCACTGTGTGACGGCCGCCCCGACCAATGAGCATGCGGCCCGCGGCCTATAAGAGTCCGCTGAGCCCCAGACCGCAGGCTCTAGGGTCGGTTAGTCGTCGCCTTCCGAGGTGTGCCCTGGGTTTGCCTCGCGGTCGCTGCCGCCCCGTCCCTGCATCCCCGCCCCAGTCTTGGCCCCAGCCCAGCgctctccctgccctcctccccttgACCACCCCCCGGTTTCTGCCGTCGGGGCCCGGGGCCGGGCGAATGATGCCGTCGGAGAGCGGAGCTGAGCGCCTGGAGGGGGCGGCTGCGCAGGTGGGGACGGCCGCGGCTTCGGCAGTGGCCACGGCTGCCCCGGCAGGCGGCGGCCCCGACCCGGAGGCCTCATCAACCTCCCCCAGGCACCTGAGCAGGCTGACCTGGCCACAGGTGAAGCGGCTGGACGCGCTCCTGAGCGAGCCGATTCCCATTCACGGGCGCGGCAACTTCCCCACGCTGAGCGTGCAGCCCCGGCAGATCGTGCAGGTGAGAGGGCGCTGGGCGGGGTCAAGCGGAGGCCATCCCTAGGCTCTCCGGGCACCGGGGGTCTGTCTGTTCGATTTGCTAGGACAGTTCGAGAAACAGAAACCGGAACAGGTGCTGTAACAATTGGACAGCGCATTAATGCTTGTCCCTAATAAACCTCCCCCTGCTAGGATTTCCCgtcccccagcccctggggagCCTTGATTCCCCAGGGCCACTCTCCCAGGCCTAAGCTAGGAGAGGGGATGGAGGGACTCCCCACCCTCAAGGACTAGAGATGTCAGGCACTCTCCCCGCGGTACTGTGCAGGCTTGGGTCCAAAACAgcttttcctcctccaccctgCATCTCGGGGCCTCCTCCCCCTTCACTCTCTCAAGGTTCTGGGGGCTCTGTCTTTGCACTCCCACGCCCTTGGTTAAAGAACTCCTGGCTAAGTAGAAAAGCCCAGAAATCCCGGCAGAGAATCCCTCACTGTCACTGGGGTTGTGCTAGGAAGAGATTAATTAAGTACCAGGCCAGACCTGAGACTCCACCCCTGAGGGCAACTTGAAGTGTCTAGTTTATTTTAgatattcctttttcttcccaaGATTGGAAAGGATGCCCAGCCCAAATCTACCCCCATCTCTCCCCTGAAGAACAGAGGAGAGAATTGTGGCATCCTCTCTCCtgacttcttcccttttcctcacCCTCAATGACTCCAAAACTGCTCTTTCCTCTGCAGCCCAGGCATGGTTATGTTCTGAGCCATGAGAGGATGGTAATTATTGTACCCAAGttatagctgaggaaactgagacctcaAGAGAGTCAGCGAGCTATCTAAGGTTACCTAATGAGTgaaaaatcaaacccagggaaTCCCGGACCTTCCCAGGAGCAGGTTGCTGCAGGTTCAAGGTTTTCCTACTCCTTCTCTGACTCTCAAGCTGAAGGTCTAGGTCTATCAGGCGTCCTCTGatagggggagaaaaaaaaaaatccagggctGATTCCCATGTATCCTTGACAGCTTTTCATACCTGCTAGGAAAAGCAGGCCAATCCCCGCCTCTTGCACCCTAGCCccaaaggagggggagggggcctGCTGGGGACTACCTTGCCTGCCCTCCCTAGGAACCAGGAATGGAGCAGGAGGGGGCCGGGCAGATTTTCCTGGGCTGACTCACCCACAGCCCCATCGGAGCAGAGGCATTCCTCATGGCTCCCTGTCATCTGGGTGACTAGGAAACCAGCCAAGGCTTTTCTCTCCGGGACTCAGGGTCAACCCTGCCTgcgcccccacccccactgtgaCAGCTCCCCTGTACAAGTGTGATTCAAACTGCCCTTATTGGTGTCTGCTCTGTCCCCAAGCCCTGTGTGGGACACTAGGGGCACAAATATGACTAGGACTCAGTCTCCCTGCCTTCAGGTGCCCCTGGCCAGGTCAGGGAGACTGCAGGCAGCAGGAGCTGACTTCCCCATGTAGTAGTGGTACAGTGTCCCTCCCCAGACCAGGGTCAGAGGTATTACAGAACAGGAAGCTGTTGGATGCAGGGTGGAGATTTCAGAGTTGAACTGAGACTGAGGTTGGACATCTGGGTTCAGGGCCTGAACTTTTGTCATTTCCCTTTGCTGGGCTCAGTGCCCCGGTCTGTTCAATGGGGATGGATTGGACTGTTTGCCAACACCCTTTCTGGTTCCAGACTCCAAAGGGAACAGGTGCTTTCACCTGGCCTGTTCAGCCACTTCCACAGGGAAGAAAGTCCGTCTGGCAAGAATCTGCAGCTGGCTGTTTCAGGAGCTGTCAGGGATGTAAGCAAGGGGTGGGGACATGGGGTAGGGAGGGAGGTGCTGGTCAAGACTTATCACTAGTGCTGAGTTGTCTCATGGCTCAAGAACTGGAACTGCTCTCCCTCTGCACCTGACAGGCTGCTTATGCAGCAATCTGAGCAGTAGAGTGTGACCCTCACTTGTACCTGAGCTGAAGGGAACCCCTCTTGTAGGAGCTCCCCAGGCCCCCACCTATAGCTCTGGCAGACTTGGTTCTAGTTAAGTTCAAccacttactagctatgtgaccttggacaagtcctTTGCCTTCTCTGGGCACAGAGAATTAAACTAGACAGTCTAATCTCTCCAGCTGCAGCCAGAGGGCCTGCATTAGGTGGCCCTGTTTGCAATTTTGTAAGCCTACTGGCTGACAGCGCCTGTCAGTCTTACTGCAGGTCACAGCAGCAGCCCTGGAGCAGAATGGTTCTGAGGGAGGACCTTGACATAGGAGAAAGGAGGGCACAGTCACTGCCCCCTCTGTGGCTGGAAAGTTTGATTCAGGAGGCTCCAAGCTGCCCTGCAGTCCTTGGGTGTGGCGGTATCTAGGAACTGCCTGCCAAACTGGCTGTAGTCACACCTGGGAAAGAGACAACAGCTGCTGGCTGGCTGACACAGCTAGCCTCATGGCCCTGACGCAGGGGATTTAATGAGGGTACTGCTACCTACTCACCAGGCCAGATGCCATGCCCTTGGGTGGGCACCAGCCTGGGAACAGGAGCTGGCACTGAGTAAGGCTCAGTCAGCTCTAATGGGACTCAGGGAGGGGGCTAGTCTGCTCTGCAGGTCTGGCAGAGTCCTTTGACTGAGGTCTTTGGCCCTCTTCTCTCATTGGCTTGCCTGAGTGCAACTTCCAGGTGTGAGTTAGAAATCCCGTAGGCTGGCTGCAGGGCCTAGCCCTGTCTGGCCAAGGATCCCCCAAACCCCCTTCTTGTTCCTCAACTCTGGCTCTTGCTTCAGTGATTTCAGGTTACTCTCACTTTGCAActtgggaagggaaggaagattgGAACACTAGTTTCTAGTCTGCTCCTTCTGAATCCTGGGGCTTCAGGAGGAGGACAGgctgggctgggggtgcagctcagtagtagaacaagTACTTAGCAtgcagaagccctgggttccattctagcagcaaattattttttaaaaaagagggcaGTCTttgcagcagcttgggaggctgaggcaggaggatcacaagttcaaagccagcctcagcaaaaatgaggtgctaagcaactcagtgaaaccctgtctctaaataaaatacaaaatagagctggggatgtggctcagtggttgagtgcccctgagttcaatccccggtaccctcCCCAGTAAAAAAAATGGACAGTCTTTGGAGCCAGCCATACCTGGGCTTGAAGGCACCTCCATGTGTTGGTGAGCAGGTGACTTTGCTCCTATCTATAACACAGATCATAAATATCTGTCCCCCATggtgatttggtttggttttgtttcccctatgctggggattgaacacagggccctACACATGCTAAACATGTATTCCACCACTGACTGCATCCCCGGCTCCCCACAGATGCTAGTAAGGTCTAATGCCTGGCCCTCCTTAGGTACGTAaccaccccagccctggccctgcaTGCTCCTGATGGCCAGTTACTTACCCCCCGTTGCCATGACAACTCCCGGAAGCCTTCCTGGAGGGAGCCGCCCGCCTCAGATTGCCCCACTGCGGCTTGCCTCCTCAGCACTTAGGTGCATTCTTTGCAGTAATTCCCTGGGAGGCAGAACAACCGCCCAGAGCTGGGCGCTGACTTGGCAGCAAGGCGGGGTTGCAGAGTCACTCAGGACAGGAATGCTGCCTGGTCACTTTCGGGACAATGTGTGAAGTACTTTGGGTTGCTGAGAACACCAACCATCTGACCCCCAGCTTCTTTTCCCCACCTGTTGCCTTGAACTGGGGAGATGCCCCAGCTGAAGGACGAGGTTCAAGCACACGTGGAGGCTTGCTTGTCCTGTCTGTGCCGTCAACCCAGGGCTCTCAGATAGGGCCCTCCATCTCTTCCCAGTTGGCTTGGGAGACTTCCAGAGGCTTGACCCCTCCCCTTTGTCCACAGTGAAAAGGGTCTGGGCTTCCAGTCATGCTGTGTCTGAATAGCTTCTCCTTCAGCCTTCGGTGTTTCACCAcataggcctcagtttcctcatctgcaaaatgaatatAGTGTTTGCCTCTCTGGGTCCTTACAAGGACGAAATGAGTCAAAAGAACATGCATCACTTGGCAATCCAATTAGTCTGGGTTCTAATCTCAGCTCCTCTGTGACTTTGGACATGTTTCTTAACCTCTGTCTGCAAGTCCCCCATCTGTCAATTGAAATAGTAATGCTAAACATAGGGTTATCATGAGGCTGCATGCTCGTGAACTGCTATCTATATTCCAGCACATTTGAGCGGTTAACACAATGCCTAGAacaatgctgttttattttttagttatagatggacataacacctttattttatttatttatctttatgtggtgctgaagctcaaacccagggtctcacatgtgctaggcaagcattccaccactaagctacaaccccagccccacaatgcTAAGGGTTTTATTTGCCGTTAGGTAGGTGGTTAAGACATGGACTCTCCTATTTTTGTGgcactggcgattgaacccagggaagctctaccacagagttacatcccagtccttttcattttgagtcagggtcttactaagttactgagaccaatctcaaacttgcaatccttctgcctcagtctccctggtactgggattacaggagtggaaCACCACACCTGTCTCTATCTAAATTTAATTCCTAGCTTTGCATTCACCaattgtgtgactttgagcaaaacctagtctctctgtgcttctccATCTGCAAAGTGAAATAATACTACCTACCTCATGGGGTTATTGTGAAAATTAAGCAAATTTATATCTTAATGTACAAAGTGTTCTGATCAGGGCCTCATGCTTAGTAAATTCTATGCTTGTGTTTGCTCTTATTGCTGTTCTGAGTCATTCCTTTAAATGGTTCATTCTCCAGATAGGCAAATTGAGGCTCTCAGAAAGCTAAATGACTTTCCAAAGGCTGGTACATGGTCAAAGTAGACGATGTTACTGTCGTGATGACCTGGAAGTCCTGAGTGCCGATGTTGGAGCCCAGGTTCCTGACGCCGCTCTCTGCCGCCCTTGCCTCTCTCTGCAGGTGGTCCGCAGCAGCCTAGAGGAACAAGGACTTCACGTGCACAGTGTGAGGCTGCACGGCTCAGCCGCCAGCCACGTGCTACATCCTGAAAGTGGCCTGGGCTACAAGGACCTGGACCTGGTGTTCAGGGTGGACCTGCGCAGCGAGGCCTCCTTCCAGCTGACCAAGGCAGTGGTGCTGGCCTGCCTGTTGGACTTCCTGCCGGCCGGCGTGAGCCGCGCCAAAATCACACCACTGACACTCAAGGAAGCGTATGTGCAGAAGCTGGTGAAAGTGTGCACAGACACAGACCGCTGGAGCCTTATCTCGCTGTCCAACAAGAGTGGCAAGAACGTGGAGCTCAAGTTCGTGGACTCTGTGAGGCGACAGTTTGAGTTCAGTGTTGACTCCTTCCAGATCGTCCTAGACTCCCTCCTGCTCTTTGGCCAGTGCTCATCCACACCCATGTCTGAGGCCTTCCACCCCACGGTGACAGGTGAGAGTCTGTATGGGGACTTTGCAGAGGCCCTGGAGCACCTGCGGCATCGTGTCATTGCCACACGCAGCCCGGAGGAGATCCGTGGCGGCGGCCTCCTCAAGTACTGTCACCTCCTGGTGCGTGGTTTCCGGCCACGGCCCAGCACTGATGTGCGTGCCCTACAACGGTACATGTGCTCCCGCTTCTTCATCGACTTTCCCGACCTGGCAGAGCAGCAGCGCACTCTGGAGCGCTACCTGGAGGCTCACTTTGGCGGGGCCGATGCAGTCCGCCGCTACGCCTGCTTGGTGACCCTGCACCAGGTGGTCAACGAGAGCACCGTGTGCCTCATGAACCATGAGCGCCGCCAGACACTGGACCTCATTGCCACACTGGCACTCAAGGCACTGGCTGAGCAGGGCCCAGCTGCCGCTGCCGCTCTGGCCTGGCGCCCTCCAGGCCCTGATGGGATTGTGCCAGCCACTGTCAATTACTACGTGACCCCTGTGCAGCCTCTGCTGGCTCGAGCCCACTCCTATCCCACCTGGCTGCCTTGTAACTGACTATAACCCTGACCAGAAGGGACTGGGCCTcatgggctggggtggggtcACCAGTAATATGTAGAGGAAATGACCAGAGACAGGCAGGCTGTGCCAACCGGCCCAGCACTGCTGCAGGGCTGGGCCTTCAATTGGACACACCAGACTTCCCTGAAGGAGGCCTCCGTGGGCTTCAGGCCACACCAGGTTCTTAGCAGGAGGTTACTGCACCACACTTTGGGACCAGCATGATTGTGGGGTGCAGGAGCTACTTGTCTTGAGGGTCAATTGCCTTAAAGCAAGTGTAGGTGGTAGCCTCAATGCTCAGCACCCTGGGTTTATTTCCATGGTCTAGAAAGGATCTTTTTGACTAGGGCCAGCCAGCCCACAGACTGGTGTGTGATGGGGGTGACTCACTTTGGATCAGGCTGGACCACTAGAGTCTGGGTGGTACAACCTGGCTAATCACTAGggggagggaaactgaggcataaggCAGATACCTGGGTTTGGGGAGGGAGGGTTTGGCCCAACCTCCTGAAACCCATACCCCAAGCTGTGAAGCCTTCCTCTTGAGGGGTGGGGTGTATAGTGGGCCAGAAGTGAGCAGCCAGAGGATGTAGCCCAGGCCCCTCCCAGTGTATCCTCCCTTCCCTTATGTGGTGAGAAACCCTGCTTGCCTGGGAGCATGTCCTTTGGAGCATGCTGGGCCAAAGTTTTCACAGTCGAGTCCCCTGGCTTGGTTAGAGGACTCTTACCTGGTGGGGGAGCCCTATCCTCACCTCCTTTTCCACTCCTCTGGATTAGTTGCTATTTTGCACTCTTACCACCTGCCAATAAAAATTGTCTACACCGAGCCTTGGGAGAAGGATCCTCCCAGTCTGAGTCTGGCTTCTCTCCCAGGAGGGGAGGTGGGGCCGAGTCTGGGTGGGGCAGCAGGATGACCCCGCCCTCCCTTCTGCACCAGCCCCAGCCTGACAGCTGTCTACCAAAAGCTTGTGTCTCCCTCGTGTCCTGCACCTGCATGTTGCTGCAGTGAGTCTAGGATTCTCTCACTAAAGATGAAATGTTTCAATTGCCCCAGGTTTCCTACCTGGGGTTCTAGGAGCCCCAGACCTGGCCTCATACTTCAGTGCCCAGGCTGCTTAATTCCAGCTCTGCCCAGAGCAGGTGGGGAATGAAGGATGCTCCAGTAATGGCAGCTGAGGCTGGGAAACTATTCTAGAGTCCCCTAGAGCCCAGGTAGGGCCCACCATCTGGGAGAGGCTCCCTCAATCCCCCAGCTTCCTCTCCAACTCCATATGCTCTGAACAACATGTCCCCTGGATGGGCAGGGTCTCTCCTTTCTGAACCCAGCTGGGGCCAAGCCAGGTTGTCTGGGGGAGCTGTTCCCTCAGGGCATCAGCCACTCACCCCTGGACGCTGCCCACTGTTTACCTCGTCTCTTTGATCCAGGGATTGCAAAGCCCTTAACATATTTAGCCTCATTAGGAGCCTCTGAAGTGGTGACTTTGATGGTTCCAGCCAGGGTGGGGAAAACAAGGTCACAGAGGAGGCCTTGGGTCATCAAGGTGAGTTCAGCCACCTCACCTGCTCTGTGGGTTCCTGCTGGGTGCCCTAGCCCCTTCTGCTGGGCTCTAAGAGGCTGGCAGGCAATCAGAAAGGCTTTCCTGGCTTGATGACTGCAGTTCCCCATGCCCATCCCAGCCAAGCTCATCCAGCTAAGATCCTGGGAGGGACGAAGTTTGTCCCACCTCCCAATTTGACCATTTGAGGTTAGGCATGAAGGGGACGCAGTGTAAACAGCAGGTTCAGCTTTTGGGAGTGGGGTTCACCTGGAGGTATGTGTTTTAGGAAGTGAGAAAATCAGAACCCACATGGCACATGTGTGTACGCACTGCATCCAGCCTGCATGTGCCAGTTGCTGTTCCCAGCGTTGGGAATACATCAGACGAGACAGACACCCCCGCCTTTGTGGAAATACAGTCTAGTGAGGTAGACAAATCCTATGGTCTTAGGAGGTCAGGggtgcatacaaatatatatagcaAAGTAAGGGATCGGAAGTGCTGGGGTTTGCAAATTCTAGAACACCAAGGTGCACctcattgaaaaaaatgacattggtTGGAGCAAAGCCATGAGGCTGCCTGGGGgagtgttccaggcagagggaacttGTGGGTGCACACGTGCCTGCGCAGGCGCGTCTAAAGGAGGCATATGAGCCTG
This genomic interval carries:
- the Tent5b gene encoding terminal nucleotidyltransferase 5B, producing the protein MMPSESGAERLEGAAAQVGTAAASAVATAAPAGGGPDPEASSTSPRHLSRLTWPQVKRLDALLSEPIPIHGRGNFPTLSVQPRQIVQVVRSSLEEQGLHVHSVRLHGSAASHVLHPESGLGYKDLDLVFRVDLRSEASFQLTKAVVLACLLDFLPAGVSRAKITPLTLKEAYVQKLVKVCTDTDRWSLISLSNKSGKNVELKFVDSVRRQFEFSVDSFQIVLDSLLLFGQCSSTPMSEAFHPTVTGESLYGDFAEALEHLRHRVIATRSPEEIRGGGLLKYCHLLVRGFRPRPSTDVRALQRYMCSRFFIDFPDLAEQQRTLERYLEAHFGGADAVRRYACLVTLHQVVNESTVCLMNHERRQTLDLIATLALKALAEQGPAAAAALAWRPPGPDGIVPATVNYYVTPVQPLLARAHSYPTWLPCN